The sequence TTGAGGCTGGTCCTGTGACCGTGACGGTAACCCCAGGTTCCTTAGGAAAGCAGTTGTGCAGCTGTAAAAAACTGTGATCTCCACGctctgtattatacagactgCTTACATTAGCCTTGGAGGTATCTCTTGATAAGGTGTACATGGAGATGTCAGTAGATGGTATCCCTTTCACTCCAACAGGAGAAGTGTCCCTTGACTGAGAAGGTTCAGTGGATCGTGAACTTGATCTAGAGCGCCGACGATATCGAAAACGATAGCTTGGTAAACGAAGAATGGCTGATGGGTTTTTGATCAGCTCAGTACGTGATTTACAATGTGCTTCTCTGTTCTTTTCAATGTAGATATTAACCGCAAGTACCCCAATCATTTCAGCAATGATAAAAGAAAGTCCCCCAAAATAAAAGGACCAACCGTATGAATAATGACTCTTCTTCTCATCATCTCTCTTAGTGCCGGGATCTCCGGCATTGGCagaaatgtaaacaatgacaccaATAATGTTGCTTAAACCTGCCAATAGATGTTAAGGCAAGAAAGTTAGCACATCCTGTATCTTTACACAAAATCTAATGCATTTGATATCATAATGGTGCAAATTTTTAGCTCTGAATATCCATTGCAAGTATGCTTTTGTTCATATCTCTTATCTTAAGGTCtctatacacttaaaggggtactctgccccaggacatcttatcccctatccaaaggataggggataagatgtcagatttcgggggtcccgctgctgtggacccccgggatatcggctgcagcaccccgctttcattactgcacagagcaaactcgcactGTGCATAATGATGGGTAATGCAGGGCCCAGAGCATCTTGacctcacggctccaccccctcaatacaagtctatgggagggggcatggtggccaccacaccccctcccatagacttgcattaagggggcggccgtgatgtcacaagggggcagagcagtgacgtcacaatgctttggcccctgtatcgcctgttaTTATgaacacagagcaagtttgctctgtgcagtaattaaagcggggtgctgcagccgagatcccggaggtccccagcggcggggcccccgcgatctgatGTCTAagggcacagtacccctttaagtgaaaagttaattataataataattataataataataatgcactaACCTAACAGTTTAGATAACACATGGCACAACAATAAGACAAGCACCAGAGTGCTAATAGCTGGACTGTGAAAGAAGGCTGCATGCTGTTCCTCATCCTGAAATGGTATTGTTCAATAGGTCCATGGGAGATTTTGCATTCAGAAAAAGCAATAGCTAAACACTATATAAGATGTAAGATCTTAGAGGCAGCAATGTGAATTTAAATGGCTGCACAAAAGATGTTCCACTGACAAACTaatcgctggccctttaagggtgtaattgcaattattgaataaaaAGCCAAAAATGTATTTAGATTGAGAAATTTTAGTCTTACCTTTATATGTGTCCTCCATTTATTATCCAGCTTTGatttcaataattgcaattaaaaacatgAATGTGTGAACATTTACACAGGACAATTATTGGGAACACTAATTTGCTCAATATATGGCCCTTGTGAAAGGACCTTTACTCTGGTGCTATTGATGTCACAAATGGTATTTGTCTGTGTATTACTCTAGGAGTCATTTAGCCTCAGCTTTCTGTCCAGGTCCCCTCCCTCAAAAAGGTGGTGTTGTCACTTCCTCTGTCCTCTCTGTCACTGGTTGGAATTGCGAGGCACGTTTCTTTCCATGGCCTAAACAACAGAAGTTAGGATTGGTCTCTGCAGCCACAGTTTTCTCCCTGTGTCACTCTTATACCAGCTCTACACTCTCGGCCTCTTGTTTCACCTAGACACCATTGCACAGTGATGGTTCTTAACATAGGCCTTAAAGGTTGTATTTCATACTCCAACCTTCTGATGGCATGAACCTACCCATTGTAAGTGAATATGCTGTCTCACCCACAGGACAGTCATATGGTCTCACCTACATCTATCACATTCACATAAAAGACTTCCCATACTAGCCCCTGCTAAATAACTACTTACAGC is a genomic window of Hyla sarda isolate aHylSar1 chromosome 10, aHylSar1.hap1, whole genome shotgun sequence containing:
- the CACNG8 gene encoding voltage-dependent calcium channel gamma-8 subunit — encoded protein: MVWCEKGVQILLTTVGAFAAFGLMTIAIGTDYWLYARAFICNTTNISSEETPLKDKKDPGGLTHSGLWRICCLEGQKRGICVKINHFPEDTDYDHDSAEYLLRVVRASSIFPILSAMLLLLGGLCVAASRVYKSKRNIILGAGILFVAAGLSNIIGVIVYISANAGDPGTKRDDEKKSHYSYGWSFYFGGLSFIIAEMIGVLAVNIYIEKNREAHCKSRTELIKNPSAILRLPSYRFRYRRRSRSSSRSTEPSQSRDTSPVGVKGIPSTDISMYTLSRDTSKANVSSLYNTERGDHSFLQLHNCFPKEPGVTVTVTGPASNTGTLGKDGSNTNTLNRKTTPV